A genomic region of Polypterus senegalus isolate Bchr_013 chromosome 17, ASM1683550v1, whole genome shotgun sequence contains the following coding sequences:
- the rnf157 gene encoding E3 ubiquitin ligase RNF157 isoform X4: MGALTSRQNAGVEELDIPSNSVYRYPPKSGSYFASHFIMGGEKFDSTHPEGYLFGENTDLNFLGNRPVTFPYAAPPPQEPVKTLRSLINIRKDTLRLVRCSEEVKTPREEAGRSRMCYNVEFTFDADAQVAITIYYQAIEEFHNGMTTYIPQDSSLQSETVHFKRGVCQQFCLPSHTVILSEWSEEELLFDMERDVYPMVVQAVVDEGEDHLGHSHVLLATFEKHMDGSYCVKPLKQKQVVDGVSYLLQEIYGIENKYNTQESKVADDEISDNSAECVVCLSDVRDTLILPCRHLCLCNACADTLRYQANCCPICRLPFRALLQIRAMRKKSSPLSPTGFNPIIASQTSDSEEHSTSEHIPPGFEAVSLLEALNGPLTPSPSAPPLHSLTDGHISGMLPSYASDGHGLPTRGLSPLNCSSDSSQAFKLKKDFSESVSQNSSVLPEEDDEKSSSESDMRACQRKPTDDQVEDRGFTPESENLTLSSSGAIDRSSCTGTPLSSTITSPEDPVSSSLAQSVMSMASSQSQQSQLSTDTLSSMSGGAEGEQVETPVESRAPSQEEQHTPEENQDLKFLEIVSEDQDSEGNDIPEEEHACPAEDEGLESREEYRADQGRLRSLISTSNIDLEEDEDEEGRPLQLLHCGSLAV; this comes from the exons GGAGCTATTTTGCTAGTCACTTCATCATGGGTGGGGAAAAGTTTGACTCAACACATCCAGAGGGATATCTCTTTGGAGAGAACACTGACCTCAACTTCCTGGGCAACAGACCAGTGACG TTCCCCTACGCAGCCCCACCTCCTCAAGAGCCAGTTAAAACTCTCAGGAGCCTCATCAACATTCGCAAGGACACCTTGCGCCTTGTCAG GTGTAGTGAAGAGGTTAAAACTCCGCGAGAAGAAGCTGGCAGGAGCCGAATGTGCTATAATGTGGAGTTCACATTTGATGCAGATGCCCAGGTGGCCATCACCATTTACTATCAGGCTATTGAAGAGTTCCACAATGGCATGACAAC CTACATCCCCCAGGACAGCTCCCTGCAGTCTGAAACTGTGCACTTCAAGAGAGGTGTCTGCCAGCAGTTCTGTCTGCCATCACACACTGTTATTTTGTCCGAGTGGAGTGAAGAAGAG CTGCTATTTGACATGGAGAGGGATGTTTATCCTATGGTGGTACAGGCTGTGGTTGATGAAGGTGAAG atcACCTTGGGCATTCCCATGTACTACTGGCCACATTTGAAAAG CACATGGATGGAAGCTACTGTGTGAAGCCACTGAAACAAAAGCAAGTG GTTGATGGAGTCAGCTACCTCCTTCAGGAGATATATGGAATTGAGAACAAGTACAACACACAAGAATCAAAG GTGGCAGATGATGAGATAAGCGATAACAGTGCGGAGTGTGTTGTGTGCCTGTCAGATGTGCGTGATACACTCATTCTTCCATGCCGGCATCTCTGCTTGTGCAATGCGTGTGCTGACACTCTTCGCTACCAGGCTAACTGCTGCCCAATCTGCAGACTGC CATTCCGAGCCTTGCTGCAGATCCGGGCGATGAGAAAGAAATCAAGCCCCTTGTCACCAACTGGATTCAACCCTATCATTGCATCTCAGACCTCAGACTCCGAGGAGCACTCG ACATCTGAACACATTCCTCCAGGTTTTGAAGCAGTGTCTCTGCTAGAGGCTCTCAACGGCCCACTCACGCCTTCTCCTTCAGCTCCTCCTCTGCACAGCCTCACTGACGGCCACATCTCTGGGATGCTACCGTCCTATGCAAGTGATGGTCATGGCTTGCCAACGCGAGGTCTTTCTCCACTGAACTGCAGTAGTGACAGCAGTCAGGCTTTCAAACTGAAGAAAGACTTTTCTGA GTCTGTATCGCAGAATTCCTCTGTTCTGCCTGAAGAGGATGATGAAAAGTCAAGCAGTGAGTCAGACATGAGAGCATGTCAGAGGAAACCTACTGACGACCAAGTGGAG GACCGTGGATTTACCCCAGAGAGCGAGAACCTCACTCTTTCTTCATCTGGAGCCATTGATCGGTCTTCTTGTACAGGAACCCCTCTCTCTTCCACCATTACTTCGCCTGAAG atccagtgagcagcagtttggCTCAGTCTGTGATGTCAATGGCTTCATCGCAAAGCCAGCAGTCCCAACTGAGCACTGACACCCTCTCCTCTATGTCAGGTGGAGCTGAGGGGGAGCAAGTTGAGACCCCTGTGGAGAGTAGAGCACCATCTCAAGAAGAGCAG cacACTCCAGAGGAGAACCAGGATCTGAAGTTTCTAGAAATTGTCTCCGAGGACCAAGACTCTGAG GGAAACGACATCCCTGAAGAGGAGCATGCATGTCCTGCAGAGGATGAGG GGTTGGAATCCAGGGAGGAGTACAGGGCAGATCAGGGGAGACTGAGGAGTCTCATCTCCACAAGCAACATAGACctggaagaagatgaagatgaggaAGGCAGACCCCTGCAGCTGCTTCACTGCGGGTCACTGGCGGTCTGA